Proteins found in one Poecilia reticulata strain Guanapo linkage group LG6, Guppy_female_1.0+MT, whole genome shotgun sequence genomic segment:
- the LOC103466590 gene encoding annexin A2 has protein sequence MALVSEFLGQLSLNVAHEPLNPTVVPVRDFDPDRDAARIETAIKTKGVDEQTIIDVLTKRSYSQRREIAFAYEKRAKKDMITALKAALSGSLETVILGLMKSTSQYDASEIRGSIKGLGTDEETLIEILCSRSNDELVEIKKVYSDLFKKDLAKDVAGDTSGNFAKLLLALVDTKRDEPSAIVDYEKIDTDARALYDAGVKIKGTDVNTWISIMSQRSVPHLRKVFDKYKSYSPYDMQESIVKEVKGDLQKSFLVLVQCFENKQLYFAKKLNEAMKGKGAKEKIVTRIIVSRCEVDLKKICSEYKDTFGQSLQQTITEHTKGDYQKAMLSLCGPDQ, from the exons ATGGCTTTGGTTTCAGAGTTTCTGGGACAGCTGTCTCTCAATGTTGCG CATGAACCTCTGAACCCCACCGTGGTACCCGTTAGGGACTTTGACCCAGACAGAGATGCTGCCAGAATAGAGACTGCAATCAAAACCAAAG gaGTGGATGAGCAGACCATCATCGATGTCCTAACCAAAAGATCTTACTCTCAAAGGAGAGAAATTGCTTTCGCTTATGAAAAAAGAGCTAAAAAG GACATGATCACAGCTCTGAAAGCAGCATTGTCTGGCAGTCTGGAAACTGTCATCCTTGGACTGATGAAGAGCACATCCCAGTATGACGCCTCAGAGATCAGAGGATCCATCAAG ggtttagGAACAGATGAGGAAACTCTGATTGAGATCTTGTGCTCACGCAGCAATGATGAGTTGGTTGAAATCAAGAAAGTCTACAGTGACT tATTCAAGAAAGACTTGGCAAAAGATGTGGCAGGAGATACCTCTGGAAACTTTGCTAAGCTGCTTTTGGCTCTGGTGGAC ACGAAGAGAGACGAACCCAGTGCTATTGTAGACTATGAAAAGATAGATACAGATGCCAGA GCTCTTTATGATGCTGgagtgaaaataaaaggaacCGATGTCAACACCTGGATCTCCATTATGTCTCAGAGGAGCGTCCCCCACCTGCGCAAAG tatTTGACAAGTACAAGAGTTACAGCCCCTATGACATGCAGGAGAGTATTGTGAAGGAAGTTAAAGGAGATTTGCAGAAGTCATTTCTTGTGCTAG TTCAGTGCTTTGAAAACAAGCAgctttattttgctaaaaagctGAATGAAGCCATGAAG GGAAAAGGAGCCAAAGAGAAGATTGTGACCAGGATTATTGTGTCCCGCTGTGAGGTGGACCTGAAAAAGATTTGTTCTGAATACAAGGACACCTTTGGGCAGTCCCTGCAGCAGACTATCACT GAACATACCAAAGGAGACTACCAGAAGGCAATGCTCAGCCTCTGCGGACCAGACCAGTAA